In Prunus dulcis chromosome 1, ALMONDv2, whole genome shotgun sequence, the following are encoded in one genomic region:
- the LOC117616250 gene encoding geraniol 8-hydroxylase-like, whose amino-acid sequence MDFLSFCMVLLSLFSVLFSIIQALRSKANPKRHLLPPGPKPFPFIGNLLELGNEPHQSLTKLSQIYGPIITLQLGQVTTVVVSSPNTAKQVLQTHDQFLSNRTVPDAIQACDLRQDSLPWIPPSAKWRSLRQICNSQLFAAKILDANQPNRCVKVQELISQVNESAINGEAVDIGRAAFKTTLNLLSRTVFSVDLADPSSEMAREFKETVWGLMEGAGSPNVGDFFPVLRKIDPQGIRRRMIKHFNKMEQLFDRMISQRLASRKAHDYVKTNDMLDTLLNISEANSEDMDKTKIQHLLYLPGTDTTSATLEWAMAELLRNPEKLSKAQQELEQIIGKGKPVEEADIARLPNLQAIIKETLTYKQ is encoded by the exons ATGGATTTCTTGAGTTTTTGTATGGTCCTGCTAAGCCTTTTCTCTGTGTTGTTCTCAATTATTCAAGCTCTGCGAAGCAAAGCCAATCCCAAAAGGCATCTTCTCCCACCTGGACCAAAGCCATTTCCCTTCATCGGCAATCTTCTAGAGCTTGGCAACGAACCCCATCAATCTCTCACCAAGCTTTCTCAAATCTATGGCCCCATTATAACTCTGCAACTAGGCCAAGTAACAACGGTGGTTGTTTCTTCACCAAACACAGCCAAACAAGTCCTCCAAACCCATGACCAATTCTTGTCCAACCGAACCGTCCCAGATGCAATCCAAGCCTGTGACCTTCGTCAGGACAGCCTGCCATGGATACCACCTTCAGCCAAATGGAGAAGCCTTCGACAAATATGCAACTCTCAATTGTTTGCCGCCAAAATCCTCGACGCCAACCAACCCAACCGCTGCGTAAAAGTGCAAGAGCTCATATCTCAGGTCAACGAAAGTGCGATCAATGGTGAGGCGGTAGATATTGGAAGGGCCGCTTTCAAAACTACTCTCAATCTGCTGTCTCGTACTGTTTTCTCAGTGGATTTGGCTGACCCAAGTAGCGAGATGGCTAGGGAGTTCAAGGAGACTGTGTGGGGTTTGATGGAAGGGGCAGGGTCCCCAAATGTAGGGGACTTTTTTCCTGTCCTTAGGAAAATTGACCCCCAGGGCATTAGGCGGCGCATGATCAAACATTTCAACAAGATGGAACAGCTCTTTGACCGCATGATTAGCCAAAGATTGGCATCAAGGAAAGCCCATGATTATGTCAAAACCAATGATATGTTGGATACTCTTTTGAACATCAGTGAAGCGAACAGTGAGGACATGGACAAGACCAAAATTCAACATCT GCTCTATTTGCCGGGCACAGATACAACTTCAGCCACATTGGAATGGGCCATGGCTGAGTTGCTACGCAACCCTGAAAAGCTGTCAAAAGCACAACAAGAGCTGGAGCAAATCATTGGCAAAGGAAAACCAGTAGAAGAAGCAGACATTGCTCGACTTCCTAACTTACAAGCAATAATCAAAGAGACCTTAACTTACAAGCAATAA